The proteins below are encoded in one region of uncultured Fusobacterium sp.:
- a CDS encoding nitrilase-related carbon-nitrogen hydrolase: protein MRVHIEQMKPVLGDREKNLLKMLEAIDKGIANGEDLIVFPELCLNGYVLEDLVFETAIKDVPEILLEKSREISIIFGAVEMGEGDYPYNTLFYLEDGKVVYKHRKVYLANYGMFFEGRYFMSGDKIRAFDTKFGRVAMVQGEDMMHQSVQFILAQDNAKYIFVSAAAPARLGINKHDISSQWRDILKSSSYLNGVYTIFANRVGVEDGITFFGNSMAVAPNGDIIQEADFMKEGSLSCELSDRKVRTARIATPIFKNENLDLVKREIERIIKGKIN, encoded by the coding sequence ATGAGAGTTCATATTGAACAGATGAAACCTGTGTTAGGAGATAGAGAGAAAAACTTATTAAAGATGTTAGAGGCTATAGATAAAGGAATAGCTAACGGAGAAGATTTAATAGTTTTTCCTGAACTATGTTTAAATGGATATGTTTTAGAAGATTTAGTTTTTGAAACTGCAATAAAAGATGTTCCAGAAATTTTATTAGAAAAAAGTAGAGAGATAAGCATAATTTTTGGAGCAGTAGAGATGGGAGAGGGAGATTATCCTTACAATACACTTTTCTATCTTGAAGATGGAAAGGTTGTTTATAAACATAGAAAGGTATATCTTGCAAATTATGGAATGTTTTTTGAAGGTAGATATTTTATGAGTGGAGATAAGATAAGAGCCTTTGATACAAAATTTGGAAGAGTGGCTATGGTACAAGGTGAAGATATGATGCATCAATCTGTACAATTTATCTTAGCTCAAGATAATGCTAAATATATCTTTGTATCAGCAGCAGCACCAGCTAGATTAGGAATTAATAAACATGATATTTCTTCACAATGGAGAGATATTTTAAAAAGCAGTTCATATTTAAATGGAGTTTATACAATATTTGCAAATAGAGTTGGAGTTGAAGATGGAATCACATTCTTTGGAAACTCTATGGCAGTAGCTCCTAATGGAGATATAATTCAAGAGGCTGACTTTATGAAAGAAGGAAGTTTAAGCTGTGAATTAAGTGATAGAAAAGTAAGGACAGCAAGAATTGCTACACCTATATTTAAAAATGAGAATTTAGATTTAGTTAAGAGAGAGATAGAAAGAATAATAAAAGGAAAAATTAACTAG
- the ispD gene encoding 2-C-methyl-D-erythritol 4-phosphate cytidylyltransferase — translation MYCGNSKIEKKVTLILAAAGVGKRMGLSYPKQFLEYNNKPLFVTPLEVAESSKIIDNIIIVTNKDNIQLVEDICKKYSITKVKEVVAGGKERQNSIYNALRKDDNSDIILVQDGVRPFLKEKYIEKSCELLDNEEDLVGVVVGVPVKDTIKVVGIDGEILTTPNRSALVAVHTPQTFRGDILKQAYEQAEKDGFLGTDDSSLVERLDLKVKILIGDYDNIKITTQEDLKFL, via the coding sequence ATGTACTGTGGTAACTCTAAAATAGAAAAAAAAGTAACTCTTATATTAGCAGCAGCTGGAGTAGGAAAGAGAATGGGGCTATCGTATCCAAAACAATTTTTAGAGTATAATAATAAACCTCTTTTTGTAACTCCTTTAGAGGTTGCTGAAAGTTCAAAGATTATAGATAATATTATTATAGTTACTAATAAAGATAATATCCAATTAGTAGAGGATATCTGTAAAAAATATAGTATTACAAAAGTTAAAGAAGTAGTAGCAGGTGGAAAAGAGAGACAAAATTCTATCTATAATGCTTTGAGAAAAGATGATAATAGTGATATTATATTAGTGCAAGATGGAGTAAGACCATTTTTGAAGGAAAAATATATTGAAAAAAGTTGTGAATTGTTAGACAATGAAGAGGATTTAGTAGGAGTTGTAGTTGGAGTTCCTGTAAAAGATACAATAAAAGTTGTAGGAATTGATGGAGAGATCTTAACTACACCTAATAGATCTGCTCTTGTTGCAGTTCATACACCTCAAACTTTTAGAGGAGATATTTTAAAACAAGCTTATGAGCAAGCTGAAAAAGATGGTTTCTTAGGAACTGATGATTCATCTTTAGTTGAAAGATTAGATCTTAAAGTTAAAATATTAATTGGGGATTATGATAATATAAAGATAACTACACAAGAGGATCTAAAATTCTTGTAA
- a CDS encoding endonuclease MutS2 — MNKHSYTVLEFDKLREELASYSAIEENHYKIMSMEPFKDFSSLNRELDILRDFTDFVKYDGGLEIAGMRDICKLTKKSQLIGTYLDVEDLWDINYNLRLFRVFKNRLEDLGKYRDLKDKFHDVPMLRAIEDIINKAVDNNKEIKDDASLDLRDIRFHKKTLSMNIKRKFDELFNEPQFSKVFQEKIITERDGRSVVPVKADFKGQIKGIEHDRSSSGQTVFIEPLSIVALNNKMRELEIKEKEEIRKILLRITDYIRNSKDDIDKVGEAIITLDILNARAVYGIEKKCVVPSINNREVLTLVEARHPFIPADKVVPLTFEIGKDYNTLLITGPNTGGKTVALKTAGLLTLMALTGIPIPAHEHSSIGFFTGVFADIGDEQSIEQSLSSFSAHLKNVQEILENVTKASLVLLDELGSGTDPAEGSAFAMAVIDYLKDKRCKSIITTHYSEVKAHGYNEEGIETASMEFNVETLSPTYRLMIGIPGESNALTIARRLGVSEEVINKAKSYISDDNKKIEKMISNIKDKADELDEMKRQVEFLKAAAQRDKEIFEEKLRVIEKEKNEILKQAYEKADIMMREMQSKAAALVEKIQKEENKKEDIKNVQKSLNMLRSALQEDKNKNVEVKPKVARKIDYKVGDRLFVNSLNQFANVIKINKAKETVQVQAGILKMEVSMDDVKVVHEKKQKEYNTFVHKKTISVRNEIDLRGKMVDEGIFELENYLDRAVMNSYTEVYVIHGKGTGALREGILNYLKKCPYVKEYRIGGHGEGGLGCTVVTLK; from the coding sequence ATGAATAAGCATAGTTATACAGTGTTAGAATTTGACAAGTTAAGAGAAGAGTTAGCTAGTTATAGTGCAATAGAAGAAAACCATTATAAAATAATGAGTATGGAACCATTTAAAGATTTTAGTTCTTTAAATAGGGAACTAGACATTTTAAGAGATTTTACAGATTTTGTAAAATATGATGGTGGATTAGAAATTGCTGGAATGAGAGATATTTGCAAATTGACAAAAAAATCTCAATTGATAGGAACATATTTAGATGTTGAAGATCTATGGGATATAAATTATAACTTAAGACTTTTTAGAGTATTTAAAAATAGATTGGAAGATTTAGGAAAGTATAGAGATTTAAAGGATAAATTCCATGATGTTCCTATGCTTAGAGCAATAGAAGATATTATCAATAAAGCTGTGGATAATAATAAAGAGATAAAAGATGATGCTTCTCTAGATTTAAGAGACATTAGATTCCACAAAAAAACTCTTTCAATGAATATAAAGAGAAAATTTGATGAACTTTTCAATGAGCCACAATTCTCTAAAGTATTCCAAGAAAAGATTATAACTGAAAGAGATGGAAGAAGTGTTGTTCCTGTAAAAGCAGATTTTAAAGGGCAAATTAAAGGGATAGAACATGATAGATCTTCAAGTGGACAAACAGTATTTATTGAGCCGCTATCAATAGTTGCTTTAAACAATAAAATGAGAGAGTTAGAGATAAAAGAGAAAGAAGAGATTAGAAAGATCCTTTTAAGAATAACTGACTATATTAGAAATAGTAAAGATGATATAGATAAGGTTGGAGAGGCTATAATCACTCTTGATATTTTAAATGCAAGAGCAGTATATGGAATTGAGAAAAAATGTGTAGTTCCAAGTATTAATAATAGAGAGGTTTTAACTTTAGTAGAAGCAAGACATCCATTTATTCCTGCTGATAAAGTTGTTCCTCTAACATTTGAAATAGGAAAAGACTACAATACACTTTTAATAACAGGGCCAAATACTGGGGGGAAAACAGTTGCTCTAAAAACAGCTGGACTTTTAACATTAATGGCATTGACAGGAATACCAATTCCAGCTCATGAACACTCAAGTATAGGATTCTTTACAGGGGTATTTGCTGATATAGGAGATGAGCAAAGTATAGAGCAATCACTTTCATCTTTCTCAGCTCATCTAAAAAATGTTCAAGAGATACTTGAAAATGTAACTAAAGCATCTTTAGTATTGCTAGACGAGTTAGGATCAGGAACAGACCCAGCAGAGGGATCAGCTTTTGCTATGGCTGTAATAGATTATTTAAAAGATAAGAGATGTAAATCTATAATTACAACTCACTATAGTGAAGTTAAAGCTCATGGATACAATGAAGAGGGAATAGAAACAGCTTCAATGGAATTTAATGTAGAAACTCTATCACCTACTTATAGACTTATGATAGGAATACCAGGAGAGAGTAACGCACTAACAATAGCTAGAAGATTAGGTGTATCTGAAGAGGTTATAAATAAAGCTAAAAGCTATATCAGTGATGATAATAAAAAGATAGAAAAGATGATTAGCAATATCAAAGATAAAGCTGATGAACTTGATGAGATGAAAAGACAAGTTGAGTTTTTAAAAGCAGCAGCTCAAAGAGATAAAGAGATCTTCGAAGAAAAACTTAGAGTTATTGAAAAAGAGAAAAACGAGATATTGAAACAAGCTTATGAAAAAGCTGATATTATGATGAGAGAGATGCAATCTAAGGCAGCAGCTCTTGTAGAAAAGATTCAAAAGGAAGAGAATAAGAAAGAGGATATTAAAAATGTTCAAAAGAGCTTAAATATGCTTAGATCAGCTCTTCAAGAGGATAAGAATAAAAATGTAGAGGTAAAACCTAAAGTTGCTAGAAAGATAGATTACAAGGTTGGAGATAGATTGTTTGTAAACAGCTTAAATCAATTTGCAAATGTAATTAAAATTAATAAGGCTAAAGAGACAGTACAAGTACAAGCTGGAATTTTAAAGATGGAAGTATCTATGGATGATGTAAAAGTTGTTCATGAGAAGAAACAAAAAGAGTATAATACATTTGTGCATAAGAAAACAATTTCTGTAAGAAACGAAATTGATTTAAGAGGAAAAATGGTTGATGAGGGAATTTTTGAACTTGAAAACTATTTAGATAGAGCAGTTATGAACTCTTATACAGAGGTATATGTAATTCATGGTAAGGGAACAGGAGCTTTGAGAGAGGGAATTTTAAACTATTTGAAAAAATGTCCATATGTAAAAGAGTATAGAATAGGAGGACATGGAGAGGGAGGACTTGGATGTACTGTGGTAACTCTAAAATAG
- the rpmB gene encoding 50S ribosomal protein L28 — protein sequence MQRCEITGVGIISGNQISHSHRLTRRVWKPNLQVTTIMVNGTPVKVKVCSRTLKTLRGASEAEVMNILKANASTLSARLAKHLSK from the coding sequence ATGCAAAGATGCGAAATTACAGGAGTTGGAATCATCAGCGGTAACCAAATTTCTCACTCTCACAGACTTACTAGAAGAGTATGGAAACCAAACCTACAAGTTACTACTATCATGGTAAACGGAACTCCAGTTAAAGTTAAAGTTTGTTCAAGAACTTTAAAAACTTTAAGAGGAGCTAGTGAAGCTGAAGTAATGAACATATTAAAAGCTAATGCTTCTACTCTAAGTGCTAGACTTGCTAAACACTTAAGCAAATAG